One part of the Bacillaceae bacterium S4-13-56 genome encodes these proteins:
- a CDS encoding shikimate kinase, translating into MSTIYLVGFMGSGKSTVGKLLGERLGIDFYDLDEEIEKMTKQSIPEIFQKVGEEGFRRYESELLKNISSSKPKIIATGGGVVEKQANRIFMKENGIVIYLHTEFKSIEKRLENDENRPLWSKSFEEKKALYIRRLTLYEDCSHKKIHTDQLSPNTIAEKISRIMREEYWIE; encoded by the coding sequence ATGTCGACTATTTACTTAGTTGGTTTTATGGGTAGTGGAAAATCGACTGTTGGTAAGCTATTAGGGGAAAGACTTGGAATCGACTTTTATGATCTCGATGAGGAAATTGAAAAAATGACAAAACAATCCATCCCTGAGATTTTTCAAAAAGTAGGAGAAGAAGGTTTTAGAAGATATGAATCCGAACTACTAAAAAACATCTCATCTTCCAAACCAAAAATTATTGCAACCGGTGGAGGAGTAGTTGAGAAACAGGCAAATCGGATATTCATGAAAGAAAATGGAATTGTGATTTATTTACATACTGAATTCAAGTCCATTGAAAAAAGACTTGAGAATGATGAAAATCGACCTCTATGGAGCAAATCCTTTGAGGAAAAAAAAGCGCTTTATATTAGGCGATTAACATTATATGAAGATTGTTCCCATAAGAAAATTCACACCGACCAACTCTCACCAAATACAATCGCTGAGAAAATTTCAAGGATTATGAGGGAAGAGTATTGGATAGAATAA
- a CDS encoding YqzE family protein: MSGNDIVKYMTQELVRKLDMPQEERKKARELRKSESVTSYSKWFGVIPFGLRMMFQRKKRRG, translated from the coding sequence ATGTCTGGAAATGATATTGTTAAATACATGACTCAAGAACTTGTTCGAAAGTTAGATATGCCTCAAGAAGAAAGAAAAAAGGCGCGCGAGCTTCGAAAATCTGAAAGTGTAACAAGTTATAGTAAATGGTTTGGGGTTATTCCATTTGGGTTGCGAATGATGTTTCAACGTAAAAAAAGAAGAGGATAG
- a CDS encoding YqhG family protein yields the protein MKQETIHKFIQDFFTQQQCEVEEVEDGALAVQLTEEMDEKLMNRPFYWHYVRKMGRKGDPMKVTFYTKKMEDRKKGEWIHFGSPRLHQIFNLLLENTKFVRAYENPSASPFDQYPLIPWLMVNMKVQYRCHIKKEEMYSVGLQLTNGKMIGNFMESIRNKPIQSTIPDYAFQLTPIIKPISGLRRIENRIKDLLEEKPMDWALEAKKRWEDELKLLRYFYEERQGEEWEEKLKKEEEALKERFYPRIDISVINGGIIYLTEKSSQEL from the coding sequence ATGAAGCAAGAAACTATTCATAAATTCATTCAAGATTTCTTTACTCAACAACAATGTGAGGTAGAAGAAGTGGAGGATGGGGCTCTAGCAGTTCAATTAACAGAAGAAATGGACGAAAAGTTAATGAACCGCCCATTCTATTGGCATTATGTACGTAAAATGGGTCGTAAAGGGGATCCCATGAAGGTTACCTTTTACACAAAAAAGATGGAAGATAGAAAAAAAGGGGAATGGATACACTTTGGATCTCCCCGATTACACCAGATATTTAATCTTTTATTGGAGAATACGAAATTTGTACGTGCCTACGAAAACCCTAGCGCTTCTCCTTTTGACCAGTACCCTCTAATTCCATGGTTAATGGTAAATATGAAAGTGCAGTATCGTTGTCATATTAAGAAAGAGGAAATGTATTCGGTAGGCCTTCAATTAACAAACGGGAAAATGATAGGTAATTTTATGGAAAGCATACGTAACAAACCTATCCAATCGACCATTCCTGATTATGCATTCCAGCTAACGCCAATTATTAAACCTATTTCAGGCTTGAGACGTATTGAAAACAGAATCAAAGATTTGCTTGAAGAAAAACCAATGGATTGGGCCTTGGAAGCTAAAAAAAGATGGGAAGATGAACTTAAACTGCTACGCTATTTTTATGAGGAGCGCCAAGGAGAAGAGTGGGAAGAAAAATTAAAAAAGGAAGAAGAAGCGCTAAAAGAAAGATTCTATCCCAGAATTGATATCTCCGTTATCAACGGAGGGATCATCTATTTAACAGAGAAAAGCAGCCAAGAGCTCTAA